From the genome of Nitrospirota bacterium, one region includes:
- a CDS encoding cytochrome D1 domain-containing protein produces the protein MLAGWAGAVLLSACAAHTPVLYVADRQADSVVVVDPETRKVLARIPDIPRPADLTVSPDGGTVYVGGEGRMVTAIRLPGRNLDRLEAGAVPQAVDVSPDGRALFVANAKDKTLSVISVKTGALLARARVGALPIAVAAIPRRPAVYVVNYFSGTVSVVSTASYLVVATIPVGMFPVDIALSTDGRFAYVTNQRPGAVSVIDVARDTVVATVAVGLNPVGIASAPDGGTVYVANSGADTVSVVSTATDREEAVVPVGPSPWRVSVAPDGRRVYVTHRETDRIAVIDSESRQVVAWLETGAAEGLMGIVVAPR, from the coding sequence ATGCTCGCCGGGTGGGCGGGGGCGGTGTTGCTCTCCGCGTGTGCGGCCCACACGCCCGTGTTGTACGTCGCGGACCGCCAGGCGGACAGCGTGGTGGTGGTCGACCCCGAGACTCGGAAAGTGCTCGCTCGGATCCCCGACATCCCGCGTCCGGCGGACCTGACGGTGTCGCCGGACGGGGGAACCGTCTATGTCGGCGGAGAAGGTCGAATGGTGACGGCGATCCGCTTGCCCGGGCGCAACCTGGATCGGCTGGAGGCGGGTGCGGTGCCGCAGGCCGTGGACGTGTCCCCGGACGGGAGGGCCCTGTTCGTCGCGAACGCCAAAGATAAGACGCTGTCGGTCATCTCCGTCAAGACCGGCGCCTTACTGGCGCGGGCCCGTGTCGGTGCGTTGCCGATCGCGGTGGCTGCGATTCCCCGCCGGCCCGCGGTCTACGTCGTGAACTATTTCTCGGGGACCGTCTCGGTGGTCTCCACCGCCTCGTATCTGGTCGTTGCAACGATTCCGGTCGGCATGTTTCCCGTCGACATCGCGCTGTCCACGGACGGGCGCTTTGCGTACGTCACGAACCAGAGGCCGGGAGCGGTTTCGGTGATCGACGTGGCGCGCGACACCGTCGTGGCCACGGTGGCGGTCGGCCTCAACCCGGTCGGGATCGCGTCGGCGCCGGACGGAGGCACCGTGTATGTGGCGAACAGCGGGGCCGACACGGTGTCGGTCGTCTCGACCGCGACCGATCGCGAGGAGGCGGTGGTTCCGGTGGGACCGTCGCCGTGGCGCGTCAGCGTGGCGCCCGACGGTCGCCGCGTGTACGTCACCCATCGCGAAACGGACCGCATCGCCGTGATCGACTCCGAATCGCGTCAGGTCGTGGCGTGGCTGGAGACGGGCGCCGCCGAGGGTTTGATGGGGATCGTTGTTGCCCCGCGTTGA
- the rfbD gene encoding dTDP-4-dehydrorhamnose reductase, whose product MRIFLTGATGQLGIALRHVLRDQDLVAPSEAEADITDASIVARIADARPEVVIHAAAYTDVDGAESNPDRAYAVNADGTRNVAQGAAKVGARLVAISTDYVYDGTKTTPYREEDPVAPRSAYGASKLAGEREALLAKPDAVILRTAWLYGEGKNFVRTILRLASERDELRVVSDQVGSPTAADDLAAAIRSLLDTRAAGIYHAVNSGSCSWHEFAVTILDLAGYNRRVVPIASTELARPAPRPAYSILDCTKLARLGIRLRPWQAALADYLRAQPSGA is encoded by the coding sequence ATGAGGATTTTTCTCACCGGCGCGACGGGCCAGTTGGGGATCGCTCTCCGACACGTGTTGCGCGACCAGGATCTGGTTGCGCCGTCCGAGGCCGAAGCGGACATCACCGACGCGTCGATCGTCGCGCGGATCGCGGATGCGCGGCCCGAGGTCGTGATCCACGCCGCGGCGTACACCGATGTGGACGGCGCTGAATCGAATCCCGATCGGGCCTACGCGGTCAACGCCGACGGGACCCGCAACGTGGCGCAGGGCGCAGCCAAGGTCGGGGCGCGCCTGGTGGCGATCTCGACCGACTACGTGTACGACGGGACCAAGACCACGCCCTACCGTGAGGAGGACCCGGTGGCGCCGCGCTCCGCGTACGGCGCGAGCAAACTGGCGGGCGAGCGCGAAGCGCTGCTCGCCAAACCCGACGCCGTGATCCTGCGCACCGCGTGGCTGTACGGCGAGGGCAAGAACTTCGTGCGCACGATCCTCAGGCTCGCATCCGAGCGGGACGAACTGCGCGTAGTGAGCGATCAGGTCGGCTCGCCCACTGCGGCCGACGACCTCGCTGCGGCCATCCGGTCGTTGCTCGACACTCGGGCTGCCGGCATCTATCACGCGGTCAATAGCGGCTCGTGCTCTTGGCACGAGTTCGCGGTCACGATTCTGGATTTGGCGGGGTACAACCGCCGGGTCGTGCCCATTGCGAGCACCGAGCTGGCACGGCCTGCGCCGCGGCCGGCCTATTCGATCCTCGATTGCACCAAGCTGGCCAGGCTGGGGATTCGCTTGCGCCCGTGGCAAGCGGCGCTCGCGGACTACCTGCGCGCCCAACCGTCCGGCGCGTGA
- a CDS encoding glucose-1-phosphate thymidylyltransferase, translating into MKALITAGGKGTRLRPITHTSNKHLIPIANKPMIAYALEAVADAGIREVGIVINPDTGEEIRQALGGGEGWGLKLTYVMQDAPRGLAHVVRVAQDFIGNDPFVFYLGDNVIVGGIRQFIEEFSRAGDHCRLVFARVRDPERFGVPELRNGKLVGVQEKPAQPKSDFAVTGIYLYDRHIFEAVNAITPSARGELEISDAHQYLLERGYRVGYSEITGWWKDTGKPEDLLEANRLALDKIREQPEAFRPGQVDAKSDIAGKVILEPGATVIASQIRGPAVIGPGTVIENSYVGPFTSIGADCVLRNSEVEYSIVLERCRIVDVHTRIERSLLGREVELLRCVTKPMTQKFIVGDQSRIELT; encoded by the coding sequence GTGAAAGCACTCATCACCGCAGGCGGCAAAGGGACGCGCCTGCGTCCCATCACGCACACCTCCAACAAACACCTCATCCCGATTGCCAACAAGCCGATGATCGCGTACGCCCTGGAAGCGGTGGCGGACGCTGGCATCCGGGAGGTGGGCATCGTCATCAACCCCGACACCGGCGAGGAGATCCGGCAGGCGCTCGGCGGGGGCGAAGGATGGGGGCTCAAGCTGACATACGTGATGCAGGACGCGCCGCGCGGGCTGGCGCACGTGGTGCGCGTGGCGCAGGACTTCATCGGCAACGACCCCTTCGTGTTCTACTTGGGCGACAACGTGATCGTGGGCGGGATCCGGCAGTTCATCGAAGAGTTTTCGCGCGCGGGGGACCACTGCCGGCTCGTGTTCGCCCGCGTGCGGGACCCGGAGCGGTTCGGCGTGCCGGAATTGCGCAACGGGAAACTGGTCGGCGTCCAAGAGAAGCCCGCTCAACCCAAGAGCGACTTCGCGGTCACCGGGATTTACCTGTACGATCGCCATATCTTCGAGGCCGTCAACGCGATCACCCCGAGCGCGCGCGGCGAACTGGAGATTTCGGATGCCCACCAATACCTGCTGGAACGCGGGTACCGAGTCGGGTACTCCGAGATCACGGGGTGGTGGAAGGATACCGGAAAGCCCGAGGATCTCCTGGAGGCGAATCGGCTCGCGCTCGACAAGATCCGCGAGCAGCCTGAGGCCTTCCGGCCCGGCCAGGTGGACGCCAAGTCCGACATCGCGGGCAAGGTGATCCTGGAGCCCGGCGCGACCGTGATCGCCAGCCAGATTCGCGGCCCCGCGGTCATCGGGCCGGGCACCGTGATCGAGAATTCCTACGTCGGGCCGTTCACGTCGATCGGTGCGGACTGTGTGCTGCGCAACAGCGAAGTCGAGTACAGCATCGTGTTGGAGCGGTGTCGCATCGTCGACGTCCACACCCGGATCGAACGCAGCCTGTTGGGCCGCGAGGTCGAGCTCCTGCGGTGCGTCACCAAACCGATGACCCAGAAATTCATCGTCGGCGATCAGAGCCGCATCGAGCTCACGTGA
- a CDS encoding class I SAM-dependent methyltransferase, translating into MPVDYDLPAEGMIYQRDQYAKGGVGRRYWDYRDARILRHLPRCGLILDAGCGEGITLERLVRERGERRLLGVDRSEENRQICVRHGLPVIGGSVFELGIRSNSVDACLFLEVIEHLDHPEAALREFARVLKVGGLLLVLFPNDLVFALARLATGKWREALYDPGHVKQWTPREMRRALAAAGFTVVAEESLPFRFWPISLHHLVVAKRRAD; encoded by the coding sequence ATGCCGGTTGACTACGACCTTCCCGCCGAGGGAATGATCTATCAGCGGGATCAGTACGCGAAAGGCGGGGTGGGCCGGCGCTACTGGGACTACCGGGACGCGCGCATCCTGCGGCATCTGCCCCGCTGCGGGCTAATCCTCGACGCGGGGTGCGGGGAGGGAATCACGCTGGAGCGCTTGGTTCGAGAGCGCGGGGAACGCCGCCTCCTTGGCGTGGACCGATCCGAAGAAAACCGGCAGATCTGCGTGCGCCACGGGCTTCCGGTGATCGGGGGGAGCGTGTTCGAGCTGGGCATCCGGAGCAACAGCGTGGACGCGTGTCTCTTTCTGGAGGTGATCGAGCACCTCGACCATCCCGAGGCAGCGCTCCGGGAATTCGCCCGCGTGCTGAAGGTCGGCGGCTTACTGTTGGTCCTGTTTCCCAACGATCTGGTATTCGCCCTGGCTCGGCTCGCCACCGGCAAGTGGCGGGAAGCCCTCTACGATCCGGGGCACGTCAAGCAGTGGACGCCACGCGAGATGCGGCGCGCCCTCGCGGCAGCCGGGTTTACGGTGGTGGCGGAGGAGAGCCTCCCTTTTCGGTTTTGGCCCATCAGCCTCCACCATTTGGTCGTGGCGAAGCGCCGGGCAGATTGA
- a CDS encoding transaldolase, producing MKAIGDLRVKIFADGADKAGMLDMYAKPYIQGFTTNPTLMRKAGISDYRAFAKDILQAIPDRPISFEVFSDEFAEMERQAMEIAGWGKSVYVKIPVTNTRRESAYPLIGRLSRSGVKLNVTALMTLDQVRDVAAQMAPGTPSCISVFAGRVADTGRDPVPLMAAAVELLKPIPDAELIWASPRELLNIFQADAIGCHIITVTNDILKKLSLVGHDLRDFSLDTVKMFYQDAQQAGFRL from the coding sequence ATGAAAGCGATTGGTGATCTACGGGTCAAGATCTTCGCCGACGGCGCGGACAAGGCCGGCATGCTCGATATGTACGCCAAGCCTTACATCCAGGGATTCACCACCAACCCCACGTTGATGCGTAAGGCCGGGATCTCCGACTACCGCGCCTTCGCGAAGGACATCTTGCAGGCAATTCCAGATCGGCCGATTTCATTCGAGGTCTTTTCAGATGAGTTCGCCGAGATGGAACGGCAGGCGATGGAAATCGCCGGGTGGGGAAAATCGGTCTACGTCAAGATCCCGGTGACAAATACTCGGCGCGAGTCTGCCTATCCCCTGATTGGGCGCCTCTCCCGCTCAGGCGTGAAGCTGAACGTCACCGCGCTGATGACCTTGGATCAGGTTCGTGATGTGGCGGCGCAGATGGCGCCGGGCACGCCTTCCTGCATCTCCGTCTTCGCGGGGCGCGTGGCGGACACGGGACGCGACCCGGTGCCGCTGATGGCCGCGGCGGTGGAATTGCTCAAACCGATTCCCGACGCCGAGTTGATCTGGGCGAGTCCTCGTGAGTTGCTGAATATTTTCCAGGCCGATGCCATCGGTTGCCACATCATCACGGTGACCAACGATATTTTGAAGAAGCTGTCGTTGGTGGGGCACGATCTGAGGGACTTTTCGCTCGACACGGTCAAGATGTTCTATCAAGACGCTCAGCAGGCCGGGTTCCGTCTGTAA
- a CDS encoding HAD family hydrolase, producing the protein MSHRAVFLDRDGVLNRAFVRNGKPYPPSSLAELEILPGVPEALALLRAEGFQLVVVTNQPDVARGTQTRETVELLHAALRARLPLDRVLVCYHDDADQCECRKPAPGLLLEAARDLGLSLASCFMVGDRWRDIEAGRRAGCTNVFVDHGYAEPRPKDFHVRVASLAEASEWIRTASSLREVP; encoded by the coding sequence ATGAGCCATCGGGCCGTGTTCCTGGATCGTGACGGGGTGCTTAACCGTGCCTTCGTGCGAAACGGGAAACCGTATCCCCCATCCTCGCTCGCAGAGTTGGAGATCTTGCCGGGCGTGCCCGAAGCTCTCGCGCTGCTCCGCGCGGAGGGATTTCAACTCGTGGTGGTGACCAACCAGCCCGACGTCGCCCGCGGAACGCAGACGCGAGAAACGGTCGAGCTGCTTCACGCCGCGCTTCGTGCGAGGCTCCCGCTCGATCGGGTTCTGGTCTGTTACCACGACGACGCCGACCAGTGCGAGTGTCGGAAGCCGGCGCCGGGGTTGTTGCTCGAAGCCGCCCGCGACTTGGGACTGAGCTTGGCGTCGTGCTTCATGGTGGGTGATCGGTGGCGCGATATTGAAGCTGGTCGGCGCGCAGGATGCACCAACGTCTTCGTCGATCACGGGTACGCGGAGCCGCGACCAAAAGACTTTCACGTCCGCGTTGCATCCTTGGCCGAAGCGTCGGAGTGGATACGGACGGCATCCTCACTGAGGGAGGTTCCATGA
- a CDS encoding SIS domain-containing protein: protein MTYAQHHLTEAGKIITMLDVAAIERMADLLADLRDHNGRLFFLGVGGSAGNASHAVNDFRKIVGIEAYTPTDNVSELTARTNDDGWASVFVEWLKVSRLQAKDMLFVLSVGGGNLEKNISPNLVTALQYAKQVGARVVGVVGRDGGYTAKVADACVIIPTVNPETVTPHSEAFQAVIWHLLVSHPALKATQTKWESTAR from the coding sequence ATGACGTACGCGCAACACCACCTGACCGAAGCGGGCAAGATCATCACGATGCTGGATGTCGCCGCGATCGAGCGAATGGCCGATCTTCTGGCCGACCTGCGCGATCACAACGGCCGGCTGTTCTTCCTCGGCGTGGGGGGGAGCGCGGGAAATGCATCCCACGCGGTCAACGACTTCCGCAAGATCGTCGGCATCGAGGCCTATACGCCAACCGACAACGTGTCGGAGTTGACGGCTCGCACCAACGACGACGGATGGGCGAGCGTCTTCGTCGAATGGCTGAAGGTGAGCCGCCTGCAGGCCAAGGATATGCTCTTTGTCTTGTCCGTCGGCGGGGGCAATCTTGAGAAGAACATCAGTCCGAATCTGGTGACGGCCTTGCAGTACGCCAAGCAGGTCGGCGCTCGCGTGGTGGGTGTGGTCGGGCGGGATGGCGGGTATACTGCAAAGGTGGCCGATGCCTGCGTCATCATCCCGACCGTCAATCCCGAGACCGTCACCCCGCACTCCGAGGCGTTCCAGGCGGTCATTTGGCATTTGCTGGTGTCCCACCCCGCCCTCAAGGCGACCCAAACCAAATGGGAATCCACGGCCCGATGA
- a CDS encoding nucleotidyltransferase family protein, with protein sequence MTLPVAVLAGGLATRLRPLTERIPKALVDVAGKPFVEHQLDLLRRHGVNRVVLCVGHLGEMVEAAVGDGSRWGITVRYAYDGERPLGTGGALRQALPLLGERFLVLYGDSYLDCDYAAVEAAFIASGKLGLMTVFRNADRWDRSNVVFRDGRIVRHDKRNPAPDMSYIDYGLGALQAKAFDAFPAGAIDLSAIYEGLIARNELAGFEATQRFYEVGSPSGLEETRRYLSARERPR encoded by the coding sequence GTGACCCTCCCCGTTGCCGTCTTGGCTGGAGGACTGGCGACTCGCCTGAGACCCCTGACCGAGCGCATCCCCAAAGCATTGGTGGATGTGGCGGGCAAGCCCTTCGTCGAGCATCAGTTGGATCTGCTGCGGCGGCACGGCGTGAATCGCGTGGTTCTGTGCGTCGGTCATCTCGGTGAGATGGTGGAAGCCGCCGTGGGAGACGGGAGCCGATGGGGAATCACTGTGCGGTATGCGTACGACGGGGAGAGGCCGTTGGGAACGGGGGGAGCCCTGCGCCAGGCGTTGCCGCTGCTGGGCGAGAGGTTCCTGGTGCTGTACGGCGACTCTTATCTGGACTGCGACTACGCCGCCGTTGAGGCCGCGTTCATCGCGAGCGGAAAACTGGGCTTGATGACCGTGTTTCGGAACGCCGATCGATGGGATCGCAGCAACGTCGTTTTTCGAGATGGCCGCATCGTGCGTCACGACAAGCGGAACCCTGCCCCGGACATGTCGTACATCGATTACGGCCTGGGAGCATTGCAGGCCAAGGCCTTCGACGCCTTTCCTGCGGGCGCAATCGACCTGTCGGCAATCTACGAAGGGTTGATCGCCCGTAATGAGCTGGCGGGTTTCGAGGCGACGCAACGTTTCTATGAGGTCGGATCGCCGTCCGGTCTCGAGGAGACCCGGCGCTACCTATCAGCCAGGGAGCGACCGCGATGA